In the bacterium SCSIO 12741 genome, AAAACAAGAAGCAAGGCGTACACTTGAGCCAATGCCCAAAGGAAATCCTGGGTTTCTTCTCGGGTGTGTTGCTGATCGGAGTAATAAGGAATATTGATGATGGCCAGTGGTTTTTCCGAATTGCTCCGTAGGTAGCGAAGGGCGGTTAGGTAAATTTCTCCGTGAACGGTTTTACTCGAAATAAAATCACCGCCGGATAGGGCTAATTCACTTAGAATCTCTTTTTCTAAAGAAGGGTGAGGATGGGAAAGCGTATGCCCACTTCGATCAGAGGAAGCAATCCAATTTCCATCCAAATCGTAGAGGCTGATTTCCAAGGAGTGAACATCTGAAATCTCCAGAAGCTTGCGTTGAAAATCATCGGTATAGAAAATTTGGTTGTCGCCCTCTTTTTCAATCAGGTAATAACTCAAGGACGCCATTACCGCCCGCTCCTTCCTCATCAATCGTTGGTTATGGTACTTTTCGTTTTCCTCTTTGGTATACCAAATCGTAATCGCACCAATGATTAAAAAGGAAGACAGAATTAAAAGGATCATGGATGTATAAATCCTTCTTTTTAAACTCCATCCTTTAAATGCCATAGTCACAAAAGTAATTCTCCTAAACCATATTCTCGAATCAATCTAATCACCATTCGTTTCAGATCATAAACCGTCAAATCAGCACCTCAAAAAAACCAAATCGCGCCAATATGGCATCGAAAATCCAGTCATTGCGCCATAATGACGCAAAAATTACACCGAAAAGCTAATGGTCTCTGAATTGAATAGGGGGAAGTGTAGTTAAACATTGAAAACAACATTTAAAAAACACATATCATGCATTTAATCAGAAACAGACACTTAGGATTCCCTCAATTGATGAACGATTTTATTAACCGTGAAATGAGGGACGCTGCGGAAGGCAGACGCTCTATCCCAGCCGTAAACATCCATGAAAACGAAAAAGGTTTTGAACTTGAAGTAGCCGCACCAGGATTTGGGAAGGACGAAATTAAAATCGAAGTTCACGACGGAATCCTCCACCTAACCGGTGACAAGAAAACCAAAAAAGAAGAAAAGAAAAACGGGAAATGGACCCGCAAAGAATTTAGCTACCATTCTTTCGACCGGTCTTTTAGCCTTCCCAAAACAGTGAACGCTGAAAAAATTGATGCCTCTTACGACAACGGAATTTTAACCGTGAAACTTCCTTTGAAACAGAAGGAAATTAAGAGTCCTAAAAAAATTGACATTCGCTAGGGTGTAGCGGAAAGCCGAAAGGCGATTTTTTGAGTTGAGTAGTTGGTTTTACGGGTTCTGCGCTTCGGCCGGAACCCGTTTTTTTTTCCTATTACGAACGATTATCCAAAAACAATATAGGCTTACGGCTCAACTCTGGAAACTGCATTTGCTGCACTTTATCAATCGGCAAAAAAGCAATTTTAGGCGTCACTCGAATCTTGGCCTTAAGCCGCTCCTTGATTTGATGCTCAAAGAAATCAGAATGCTCCTTACTTCCAATATGAATAAGTAGCTCATCAGTACCAATTTCATTGGTGTAAGCCTCTACCACATAATTGGTGATTCCTTCCATCCGATTCAGGATATCGTAAATGGCAGGCGGATAAACACTGGTCCCCTTCAATTTGATCATCTGCTTCTTCCGACCAATCACCGGCCCCAATCGCAGGGTATTTCTCCCACAGCTACACGGATCGGTGTAATGGCGGCAAATGTCTCCGGTGCGAAAACGCAACAAAGGCATCCCTTCAACTCCTAAGGTAGTTATCACTACTTCGCCAGGCTCACCCGGCTGCACCGGATTGCCTTGATCATCTAAAAATTCAGTTACGATTAATTCGGGATGATGATGTCCCCCTTGCCCTGCGCTGCACTCCGTAAATGCCGTACTCATTTCCGTTGAAGCGTACGTGGAGTATAAATCAATAGGCCATTTCTCATTGATTTTTTGTCCCAAAGTATTGAGTGAAAAGTCCTCATTCCTTAAGGCTTCACCAATACAAATAGCCCGTTTAATTCCAGATTCCCGATAATCGATTCCCCGGGATTCCGCAAATTCAATCAACTTGAGAATAAAAGATGGCACCGCGATTATGGTACTTGGCTTGATTCGATGAATGGTATCCCAATGCAATTCAGGCACTCCAGAACCCACTCTAACGATACCCGCACCCAGCTTTCGTGCACCTAAGAAATAGGCCATCCCAGCCATAAAACGTTTATCGATGGTGGTCATCAATTGGATGTCATCTTCGTCATCACAACCAGCCGTGATAAATGACAACGCCTCGTTGTAGGCCAGCCGCTCCAGATCGCTATCTGTAAGCACAAAAGTGATTGGATCTCCCAGGGTTCCTGAAGAAGTAACGTAATCCACAATCTTTTTGGGCGGCACACAGACAAAGTCATCGTTGTGCGCGTTCAAATCATCTTTGGTGGTCAATGGAATTTGAGCGAAACCCTCCCACGAATTGATCTGATCTACGTCAATTTCTTCCTCCGCAAATCGCTTCTGGTAGAAAGGAGAGTTATCGGACAAATAGCGGAGTATCTCTTTCAGCTTCACCCATTGAGCATCGCGAATGACCTCCATGGATTGGTATTCTAAAGCTGGCTCCAAA is a window encoding:
- a CDS encoding Hsp20/alpha crystallin family protein; translation: MHLIRNRHLGFPQLMNDFINREMRDAAEGRRSIPAVNIHENEKGFELEVAAPGFGKDEIKIEVHDGILHLTGDKKTKKEEKKNGKWTRKEFSYHSFDRSFSLPKTVNAEKIDASYDNGILTVKLPLKQKEIKSPKKIDIR
- a CDS encoding AMP-binding protein, yielding MHPLEPALEYQSMEVIRDAQWVKLKEILRYLSDNSPFYQKRFAEEEIDVDQINSWEGFAQIPLTTKDDLNAHNDDFVCVPPKKIVDYVTSSGTLGDPITFVLTDSDLERLAYNEALSFITAGCDDEDDIQLMTTIDKRFMAGMAYFLGARKLGAGIVRVGSGVPELHWDTIHRIKPSTIIAVPSFILKLIEFAESRGIDYRESGIKRAICIGEALRNEDFSLNTLGQKINEKWPIDLYSTYASTEMSTAFTECSAGQGGHHHPELIVTEFLDDQGNPVQPGEPGEVVITTLGVEGMPLLRFRTGDICRHYTDPCSCGRNTLRLGPVIGRKKQMIKLKGTSVYPPAIYDILNRMEGITNYVVEAYTNEIGTDELLIHIGSKEHSDFFEHQIKERLKAKIRVTPKIAFLPIDKVQQMQFPELSRKPILFLDNRS